TGGCTCGCCTGTCTATCCATCCGGCTTCGAATCTCGTCTGGTGCCATGCCGATGTTTTCTGCGGAAAACGCCAGCTCATCTCGGACAGTTTCCATAAAAAATTGGCTGCGGGGGTCTTGAAACACGACGCCCATTAGCCGGGTACGTTCCTCTGGCAGCATGCTCGCAGGACTTTTGCCACCCACGCTTACTTCACCCGTGAGGCGTCCGGTATAAAAATTCGGTGCGAGACCATTGACCAGCCTCATAATCGTACTCTTGCCGCAACCAGACCGCCCACATAGCACGACACACTGTCCGGCTTTTACAGATAAGCTGATATTTTTCACGCCAGTCTCAGTGTCATGTCCCCCATCTTCCTGTCCATAATGAAACGTGACATCGTTCAGCTCAATCACGAAATCATCCCTCCCGTCCAGTAAATTGCCGAGCCTATCAGCGCATACACCCCGACGACGATGCCATCCGTGATCTTGAAGCCAATCGGATAGATAGAGGTCCGCGCATTTGTGCACTCGATACCGCGGAGCTCAGCAGACGACGCCAGTTCTGACGACAGCTTCAGGCAACGGACGACCAACGGCATAAAAAAACATTCGTAGGCCATGGCCGGATGCTTCAGTACGCTGTACCACTGTGGAAAAATCCCTCTGGCGCGGATTCCGTCACGAATCGCTTTCATTTCCAAAAGGACCACGGGGAAAAATCGGATCAAAATGCAAATCATCACCAAAATCGTTTTGGGGACATACATCTTCTCAAAGGCACTCATGATACTACCAGGTGGCGTATAGATCAGAACCGTGCCGATCATGATGACCGGCATCATCCTCACCATCGTGTAGACGATGAGCTTCATCGTTCCCAACGACAACGCATTCGGCATAAAAAACACAAAAGTCATGCACACGCAATAGAACACGACCAGTTGAAACGCCTTTCTGGACAGGTAATTCCATACCAAGTACACTACACTTAGTGCCACCAGTAAGTGCACCTGTATATCATCACGAACGATCATGGTCAAGATACTTGCTATTACCAGCACCAACAGATGCGTTCTGGGACCGAGACGTCTCGTACGCGCTGTTTCTTTTTCATTAGCTTCTTCCTTCATCCAACAAACACCCCTACAACCGAGATCACACACAACCTTATAAAGGGAGACAGCCTCCCTTACAAATCGTAATGATAATGATGATCATAATCTCTAGCAATACGACAGGTAGACATACGTCTTTTCGTAGTATGTTTTCGTCCGATCACGGCATGGGTGGTGACTATAATGAAAGATATTTTGACGGAACTACATACGCCGTGTTTAATGCAATGCGGCTTTTATCCTGACGACGACCACGGTCCATACAACCGCGAGGGTACTTGCTTTTCTGTTTTACCAGAGAAAGGTCAGGGGCGTTACTGGACTTATACGCGCGACAACCTGTTTTCGATTTCGATCCAAGATTTCGTCTTTTACGAGGATTTGTTTCTGGAGTTCCAGCAGCCCAAGTACCTGAGCTTCAATTATTACGATTCCGTCTCTGGAGAAGAATTCAACCCATATAAACGATTGTCAAGCGGTTGCATCCGCGTCCATATCGGCTATAACAATTTGTATCGGGCCAGCTATCGCAAAAACATTCCCATTCGCTCGACAGCTATTGAAATCATGCCGGAGTATTACGAGGATTATTTGAAAAGCAAATATCCAGTAGAGTATAAGGACCTGCGCTCGTCCTTTATTACTATAGATGGGATGACGAATTTCGCGGAGCTTGTTTTCTTGCTCCGACAGATACGGAATTTTCGGGGAACGGGAATTGCCGCAAAGCTGTACTACGAGGGGAAAGTCGCAGAAGCAGTATCGCTAATTGTGGAGAAGGCCAAAGCACATAAAAAAACGCATCCATCCAAAAGCATATCCCGACAGGATATGGACGGCCTGACAGCTGTTACAGCCTACATTGACGATCACTTCTCCTCCGAAATACACTTGGAGCACCTCGCCCGGATCGCCTGCATGGGACTCACCAAGCTAAAATACACCTTTAAGCAAGCGAACCAATGCACCATTACCGAATATATCCAAAACAAGCGAATGAATCACGCTGAGCAACTGCTCACGAGCACCGATTTACACATCAATCAGATTGCGTATATCGTAGGCTATCACAACTCCAGTCGCTTCTCCCAGCTGTTTCGCAAAAGCACCGGCCTATTGCCCAACGAATACCGGAGATTCACGGTGACAAGCAAATAGGACCATGGTAAAAAGCTGTAGCCAATGATGTGGCTACAGCTTCTTTTGTGTTTATCATTTTTCTTCTTTCGCAGCGAAAAGCAGTTTTCGCACACGTTCATCCCGCAGCCACAACCCGCCCCACATCAAAATCGCGAGGTAGACAGCAAACAGCGTATGGGAAAAGAGTGGCGCATCTACACGGATCTGGGTAGCGATGACCCCACCGAAAAATCCAGTCAGCAGAAGCGCACCCAAAACTGCTGTTCGGGGAATGGCATACAGCACCGTTGATACAAGGGCGAGAATT
This genomic stretch from Brevibacillus sp. DP1.3A harbors:
- a CDS encoding energy-coupling factor transporter transmembrane component T, whose product is MKEEANEKETARTRRLGPRTHLLVLVIASILTMIVRDDIQVHLLVALSVVYLVWNYLSRKAFQLVVFYCVCMTFVFFMPNALSLGTMKLIVYTMVRMMPVIMIGTVLIYTPPGSIMSAFEKMYVPKTILVMICILIRFFPVVLLEMKAIRDGIRARGIFPQWYSVLKHPAMAYECFFMPLVVRCLKLSSELASSAELRGIECTNARTSIYPIGFKITDGIVVGVYALIGSAIYWTGGMIS
- a CDS encoding AraC family transcriptional regulator — translated: MKDILTELHTPCLMQCGFYPDDDHGPYNREGTCFSVLPEKGQGRYWTYTRDNLFSISIQDFVFYEDLFLEFQQPKYLSFNYYDSVSGEEFNPYKRLSSGCIRVHIGYNNLYRASYRKNIPIRSTAIEIMPEYYEDYLKSKYPVEYKDLRSSFITIDGMTNFAELVFLLRQIRNFRGTGIAAKLYYEGKVAEAVSLIVEKAKAHKKTHPSKSISRQDMDGLTAVTAYIDDHFSSEIHLEHLARIACMGLTKLKYTFKQANQCTITEYIQNKRMNHAEQLLTSTDLHINQIAYIVGYHNSSRFSQLFRKSTGLLPNEYRRFTVTSK
- a CDS encoding DoxX family protein; this translates as MRSQISKTRLWIARMMSGLVILFMLFDGVFKLIQPAPVVEGTLVLGYAEHHIGLIGILALVSTVLYAIPRTAVLGALLLTGFFGGVIATQIRVDAPLFSHTLFAVYLAILMWGGLWLRDERVRKLLFAAKEEK